In a single window of the Gossypium hirsutum isolate 1008001.06 chromosome A13, Gossypium_hirsutum_v2.1, whole genome shotgun sequence genome:
- the LOC107913542 gene encoding cysteine protease RD19A, which yields MEYRNVFFIFVIFSFFIVGVICTETFSAEGFEVDPLIEQVTDGHEGAEPQLLTAEHHFSLFKKRFKKSYGSQEEHDYRFKIFQVNLRRAARHQKLDPSATHGVTQFSDLTPGEFRKAYLGLRRLRLPKDATEAPILPTDNLPQDFDWREKGAVTPVKNQGSCGSCWSFSTTGALEGANFLATGKLVSLSEQQLVDCDHECDPEEAGSCDSGCNGGLMNSAFEYTLKAGGLMREEDYPYTGTDRGTCKFDNTKVAAKVANFSVVSLDEDQIAANLFKNGPLAVAINAVFMQTYIGGVSCPYICSKRLDHGVLLVGYGSAGYAPVRMKDKPYWIIKNSWGENWGENGFYRICRGRNICGVDSMVSTVAAVNTNSE from the exons atggaataccgcaatgttttttttatttttgttattttttcctttttcatcgTTGGCGTGATTTGTACGGAGACTTTCTCGGCGGAGGGATTTGAAGTTGATCCGTTGATCGAACAAGTAACGGACGGTCACGAAGGAGCCGAGCCGCAGCTGCTGACGGCGGAGCATCACTTCTCGCTGTTCAAGAAGCGGTTCAAGAAATCGTACGGATCACAAGAGGAGCACGATTATAGGTTCAAGATTTTTCAGGTTAACCTGAGACGAGCGGCGCGTCATCAGAAGCTTGACCCTTCTGCGACTCACGGGGTGACTCAGTTCTCCGATTTGACTCCAGGCGAGTTCAGAAAGGCATATTTGGGATTAAGGAGACTGAGATTGCCTAAAGATGCAACTGAGGCTCCGATTTTGCCTACCGATAATTTGCCTCAAGATTTTGACTGGAGAGAAAAAGGAGCTGTTACACCCGTCAAAAATCAG GGTTCATGCGGATCATGCTGGTCTTTTAGTACAACAGGAGCCTTGGAAGGAGCTAACTTTTTGGCAACTGGGAAACTTGTGAGCCTCAGCGAGCAACAGCTCGTGGATTGTGATCACGAG TGTGATCCAGAAGAAGCAGGTTCATGTGATTCTGGATGCAATGGGGGGTTAATGAATAGTGCTTTTGAGTATACCCTCAAAGCTGGTGGACTTATGCGTGAGGAAGACTACCCTTACACCGGCACTGATCGAGGGACCTGCAAATTTGACAACACCAAGGTTGCTGCCAAGGTGGCCAACTTCAGTGTTGTTTCTTTAGATGAAGATCAAATCGCTGCTAATCTTTTCAAGAATGGTCCTCTTGCAG TGGCTATCAATGCGGTGTTCATGCAGACCTACATTGGGGGAGTTTCTTGCCCATATATCTGCTCTAAACGCCTTGACCATGGAGTATTGTTGGTGGGGTATGGTTCAGCTGGTTATGCTCCAGTTCGCATGAAGGATAAACCGTACTGGATTATCAAGAATTCATGGGGTGAAAACTGGGGAGAGAATGGGTTTTATAGGATCTGCAGGGGTCGTAATATATGTGGAGTAGATTCCATGGTTTCAACTGTTGCTGCCGTTAATACCAACTCAGAGTAG
- the LOC107913541 gene encoding purple acid phosphatase 2, with product MPKMNSLPSLVLAFLVIVLQVLDSAVRCDGGKTSTYVRKVEKTVDMPLDSDVFRVPPGYNAPQQVHITQGDHVGKAVIVSWVTEDEPGSSTVVYWSENSKEKKKAKGKFNTYRFFNYTSGFIHHCTIRNLEYNTKYYYVVGVDHTMRKFWFTTPPEVGPNVPYTFGLIGDLGQSFDSNRTLTHYEQNPVKGEAVLFVGDLSYADNYPNHDNVRWDTWGRFTERVVAYQPWIWTAGNHELDFAPEIGETEPFKPYTHRYHVPYQASNSTAPFWYSIKRASAYIIVLSSYSAYGKYTPQYKWLEEELPKVNRSETPWLIVLMHSPWYNSYNYHYMEGETMRVMYEPWFVQYKVDVVFAGHVHAYERTERISNIAYNIVNGLCTPVKDQSAPVYITIGDGGNIEGLANNMTEPQPAYSAYREASFGHAVFDIKNKTHAYFSWHRNQDGYAVEADSMWFFNRYWHPVDESSASQ from the exons ATGCCAAAGATGAACTCCCTTCCTTCTTTAGTTCTGGCCTTTCTTGTCATTGTTCTTCAAGTTTTGGATTCAGCAGTGAGATGCGATGGGGGAAAGACCAGCACCTACGTTAGGAAAGTGGAGAAAACTGTGGATATGCCGCTTGACAGTGATGTTTTTCGAGTTCCCCCAGGCTACAATGCACCCCAACAG GTTCATATAACACAAGGAGATCATGTTGGAAAAGCTGTGATTGTTTCATGGGTAACTGAGGATGAACCAGGTTCCAGTACTGTTGTTTATTGGAGTGAAAACagcaaggaaaagaaaaaggcaaaAGGCAAATTCAATACCTACAGGTTCTTCAATTACACCTCTGGTTTTATTCATCACTGCACCATCAGAAATCTGGAG TATAACACCAAATATTATTATGTGGTTGGTGTGGATCATACTATGAGAAAATTCTGGTTTACAACTCCTCCCGAAGTTGGTCCAAATGTCCCATACACATTTGGTCTCATTG GGGATCTAGGGCAGTCTTTTGATTCAAATAGGACATTGACTCACTATGAGCAAAATCCAGTGAAAGGTGAAGCAGTGTTGTTTGTTGGGGATCTTTCTTACGCAGATAACTACCCCAATCATGATAATGTAAGATGGGATACATGGGGAAGGTTTACTGAGAGAGTTGTTGCATATCAACCATGGATATGGACCGCAGGAAATCACGAACTCGACTTCGCCCCTGAAATC GGTGAAACAGAGCCTTTTAAGCCTTACACGCACCGTTATCATGTTCCTTATCAAGCATCAAACAGTACTGCTCCCTTTTGGTACTCGATAAAAAGAGCTTCGGCGTACATCATAGTATTGTCTTCGTATTCAGCCTATG GTAAATACACTCCTCAGTACAAATGGCTAGAAGAAGAGCTACCGAAAGTAAACCGGAGTGAAACACCATGGTTAATAGTCCTTATGCATTCCCCATGGTACAACAGCTACAACTACCATTACATGGAAGGAGAAACCATGAGAGTAATGTATGAACCGTGGTTTGTGCAGTACAAAGTCGATGTTGTATTTGCCGGTCACGTCCATGCCTACGAACGAACT GAACGCATATCCAACATTGCATACAACATTGTAAATGGCCTTTGCACTCCCGTGAAGGATCAATCCGCACCTGTATACATTACGATCGGTGACGGAGGGAACATTGAAGGCTTAGCAAACAA CATGACCGAGCCACAGCCGGCTTACTCGGCATATCGCGAAGCCAGTTTCGGTCACGCCGTTTTCGATATCAAGAACAAGACTCATGCTTATTTTAGTTGGCACCGTAACCAGGATGGATATGCAGTTGAAGCGGATTCAATGTGGTTTTTCAATAGATACTGGCATCCAGTTGACGAGTCTTCAGCCTCACAGTGA